In Festucalex cinctus isolate MCC-2025b chromosome 21, RoL_Fcin_1.0, whole genome shotgun sequence, one genomic interval encodes:
- the LOC144010447 gene encoding uncharacterized protein LOC144010447 yields the protein MDDDWKSEPEATAGASAEADNSQVDDSPETFEVTAASLNELMRSMETMLSDVERLRGQCSDQAKELLEAAMELKQQQDELKESYKELASDMQEIMEAMEDLCITKSAFEAREKDTEKLSKQF from the coding sequence ATGGACGACGACTGGAAATCAGAACCAGAAGCGACGGCGGGGGCATCGGCGGAGGCGGACAACTCCCAAGTCGACGACAGCCCGGAGACGTTCGAAGTAACGGCGGCGAGTTTGAACGAGCTGATGAGGAGCATGGAGACGATGCTGTCGGACGTGGAGCGTCTGAGGGGCCAGTGCAGCGACCAGGCCAAAGAGCTCCTGGAAGCCGCCATGGAGCTGAAGCAACAGCAGGATGAACTGAAGGAGAGCTACAAGGAGCTGGCCTCGGATATGCAGGAGATCATGGAAGCCATGGAGGACCTGTGCATCACCAAGAGTGCCTTCGAGGCCCGGGAGAAGGACACGGAGAAGCTGAGCAAGCAGTTTTGA